The Candidatus Nitrospira nitrificans region CCTTCGCCGACCATGAGTTTTATGTCATCGTCGTGTTGGTCGCTACGGCCTCGCGTTTTTCATGGATGCCGGCCATAGCCGCTGGAGCAGGCACGATCCTCACCTTGGTGGGAGGGCTGGGGACTCCATGGTTTGCCTACTTGCCGCCGTGGATTCAGATGGGAAACAGATCGATTACGATCGTCATCTTATGGGTTCTCGTGTGGTTTGCCTGGAAACGGCGACAGGCCGAGACGGCCCTGCAGAAGGCAAACGATGATCTCGAACGCAAGGTCGCGGCGAGAACCCAGGAACTCGCCACCCTCAATCAAACCTTGGTCATGGAGATCACAGAACACATTCAGACCGAACAAGCGCTGCGCCTATCACAAGGTCGGCTGGCCGGCATCCTTGACATCGCCGAGGACGCCATCATCGTCACCGAACATGACCGCTCGATCACGCTCTTCAACCAAGGGGCGGTGAAACTGTTCGGTTATGATCCGGGCGAGGTGCTGGGGAAACCGATCGACCTGCTGCTTCCCAAACGATTTCAGATCGATCATACAGACCAGATTAATATGCTCGCCCAAGTGCTTGATTCCGCTCCTCACATGGCGCAACGGCATGAAGTCTTCGGCATGAAGCGGGATGGAAGTGAGTTCCCCGCCGAGGCGAGCATTTCACGGCTGAGCGTGGGCGAGCGATCCACTTTTACCGTAATCGTCCGAGACATCACGGAGCGCCTGAGGAAAGAGCAGCAACTTCAATCGTTGACCGCACAATTGATGATGGCGCAAGAAGAAGAACGTCGGCGCATCGCCCGGGAGCTCCACGACGACATCAATCAACGGCTGGCCTTGGCGGTCATTGAAATCGGGACCATGTTGTCCGACCCGTCGACGATGACCAGCGAAGCCATCCAAGCGATGGCTCGACGGCTGGCGAGAATCTCCGACGATGTCCGTCGCATGGCCTACCAATTTCATTCCTCCATCCTCGACGACCTCGGTCTGCCCGCGGCGCTCAAACACATGGCAACTGAATGGTCGGCCAAGACGGGAATCAAAATGGTGCTCGTGCAGCAAGAGATAGTTGATGATTCCTTGTCACGCGACATTGCCTCTTGCCTCTATCGGGTGACACAGGAAAGTCTTGCCAACGTCATGAAACATGCCCACGCGAGTCGTGTCGAGCTCGAATTGACCTGCGACGAGCAAGAGATTACGCTGTCGATCTACGATACCGGTGTCGGATTCGATCTCAAGGAGATTCAGGCTCGTCATCCCGGGTTGGGTCTTGTGAACATGCAGGAGAGAGTCAGATCCGTGCGAGGCCGATTCGACATTCAGTCGGAGCCGGGCCAAGGCACACATATTACTGTGCAGATTCCACTCTCAGGAGCGCCACATGAAGAAGCCGCGAGTTCTTTTGGCCGATGACCATACCTTCGTCCTTGAAGGATTCAAGAAGTTGCTGGAAGGACATTGTGAATTGGTGGGGGCCGTCGAGGACGGTCGCGCCCTCATCGCCGCCGCTGTAGAGCTCCAGCCACAGATCGTCATATTGGACATTTCGATGCCTCGGCTGAACGGCATCGAGGCGGCGAAGAAGCTCAAGAAGCAGTCGCCCGAAGTGAAACTGATCTTCGTCACAATGCACGCAGAAACGGTGTATGTCAACGAGGCCTTCAGAGCAGGGGCCTCAGGCTATTTGTTGAAACAATCGGC contains the following coding sequences:
- a CDS encoding PAS domain S-box protein, with translation MNAQLREYILLSFMALLLAGLFSFDIYSPTAFADHEFYVIVVLVATASRFSWMPAIAAGAGTILTLVGGLGTPWFAYLPPWIQMGNRSITIVILWVLVWFAWKRRQAETALQKANDDLERKVAARTQELATLNQTLVMEITEHIQTEQALRLSQGRLAGILDIAEDAIIVTEHDRSITLFNQGAVKLFGYDPGEVLGKPIDLLLPKRFQIDHTDQINMLAQVLDSAPHMAQRHEVFGMKRDGSEFPAEASISRLSVGERSTFTVIVRDITERLRKEQQLQSLTAQLMMAQEEERRRIARELHDDINQRLALAVIEIGTMLSDPSTMTSEAIQAMARRLARISDDVRRMAYQFHSSILDDLGLPAALKHMATEWSAKTGIKMVLVQQEIVDDSLSRDIASCLYRVTQESLANVMKHAHASRVELELTCDEQEITLSIYDTGVGFDLKEIQARHPGLGLVNMQERVRSVRGRFDIQSEPGQGTHITVQIPLSGAPHEEAASSFGR